Within the Rosa rugosa chromosome 2, drRosRugo1.1, whole genome shotgun sequence genome, the region TGCAGAGACATAAACGCCAACCAAATATATATAGGCGAGACCACAATCAGCAGGTCAGGGGCATACTTTTTCTTTGCGATTGGCAGCATTACCAGAAACATCAATGCAAGTACAAAACAGAAGTTAAAATTGTTAAACCCATTCCGTAGATAAAAGAGCGGTCCTTCAGTTCCATACAAATGGCTCTCACCACCTCCTGCAACATTGTAGATCAATAAGTTTAACACAGATGATGTCCATCTTCTGTAGTAGCTGTAGTCAACGAGAACCGACAGTGCCTGAAAGAATTCAAATGTATAGGCATAAGCATAACTAAATGAGAATTTTTAACTATTTTTGTGTGCCAAGTGCTCGAGTACAGGCATGTACATTGCATATCAAACAAAAATTAGTAACGAGTAACTTACAAGAACAACAATAGAGGTGGCAGCCCCAGCAATAAATGCTTGTTTGAATTTTCTAGCCAGAGAATAGAATGTGAGGGGCAGAAAAACCAAGATTGAGAAAGGCCAGCCAAGGATTACACCAGCAGCTGCAACTGAAACTGCCATGGCAGGTTTGTCTAGAAGAAACAGCCCCGATGAAAGAGAGACGGCATACATAGAGAACGAACTTGGCAAGAAACCTGGCATTACAAAGAATCATTATTTCATTGAACAACTACCTCAAGACAAGCAAGTGAAATAACACCTGgaaagaacaaaaataaaaagctgGGCAAGAAGAACAAGGGCCACGCACTTGTACTAGCAAAGAAACAACCGCTGGTTAAGCATAGCATGGCAAGTGTATACGAGGAAAGACGTTTTCCATACTTTCTTGACAGAGCATAAACCAGAATGGTTTCAGTGATAACAGAAATGAGACCAAGAAAGATCCTGACAGCATAAAATACCCTCACCTGTAATCAACAACAATTTGGTTCAGAAGAATTGCACAAAAATCAAGACCATAAAACAAAATCTCAACAAAcatgagaaagaaagaaaaaaacagttCAAAAGGCACGCACAAAGTTCTTACTTTTTCCTCTCCAAACAACAAGGAAGCCGGTCGACCCACCAACTCATGGAAAAGAATGTACAAATACGACCTGAGTGCAAACTGAGAACTGCACGATGCATATTGCAATAAGAACCAACATTAGACAGTGATAACACTCAAAACGAAATTTACAAAATAAATTAGTGACCTACAAAAGTCCTCTATAGTTAATGATGACCATCTAGTTCCACCAATCATATGCTAATCGAAATGTCTATTATCAAGCCACTAGGTTCTCCTGATTACAATGTTCCTTAGTAAGAATCGAAATGCAACAACTAAAACCCCGAGATTCACAATCAGTCATAAGAAGCACATAAACTTGTACAGCACAATTAATCACCAATAAGTTTACTATGTGGCATCCAAAAACAACATTTGCAACCTCAAAATACAAATTCAAGATATTTAAAGACTAACAAATTATAcaagaaagaaatgaaatttGGAGATAAACCCAAAGAAGGATGAAAAGGGTTCTACCTGTATTCCCAAGTTTGGAAGCCAGATTTGTAGAGAAGGTAATGCAGAGGCTCCCAATAGTTAAAGACCTCATCGCAGtcgtgaatgatgttggatgtgGCGCTCATGTATCTTAGCATACCCAAAGCCAAGAGCGGAACGAACCAACTGAAGCCCTTCTCAACCCCGACGCCACCTGATTTGCCTTGCTTGTCGACTTTGGTGTAGGATACAGACGGCGACGGCGACGGCGACGGCGACGGCGACGATGAAGATGAAGGATCGGACGGTTGAGGACGTCTCTGCCTGGTTGAAAGGGCCATGGTGATCGGTGAAGGGGTGTAGTCGAGTGGAGTCTGTTGGGTTTCTGGAGGACTTGGGTGGGGGAATGTGTTTGATGCTCGCTTCTTTACCTTCAAAAGAAGTTAAAGATTGAAACTTCAGACTTTACAGACTAAAAAAACTACCTCTCAAGGTCAgctttttgtctttcattttttttttttttttaaaatttttttttttttttttttgaaagggagaAATTTTAGAGTTATCTTTTCTTTTGAGACTCTCCTTTGTGAAAATAAATTTGCCAATAATAATTTGTGTTTAGGGTATCCTTTGAAAGCTTTTAAAGTGCTTGGGAGCGTTGGAGAAGCGATTAATTCAATCAGTCCTGCACCATGTTCATGTTAAATTGAACGGTTCACATTTTTAAAATTCTAATACTGCATGGATGTATTGAGATTGGAAAAGTAGAAGTTCTAGAGTGCAAACTGAAATTGCATAGAAATAAATTATTCgattaatcaatatttgttgTATTCCCTGCATATTGAATGAATTTTACTGTTCacattttcaaaatttaataCTTAAGAGATGTATGAGTTTAACTTTGTTCCCAACAGAATAAACTTTAACTATTCATGAATGAACAAATGCAAAAAATGCTCTCGTTTTCTCTCGTGAGAGAAACCTTAGGGTTACTATTGGCGTTGATTGGTGGCGGCGCTGCTACTTCAAAATCAACACCCGGGCTCTCCGATTGTGATGTTGTTGGTGGCGCGGGCTATACTCATCGTCGCTTTCTCCTGACTCTCGCAAGAGAGGTATCTCGACTGCGTTCAACTTTGTTTGGTGGTGGTCTTGCTCTGTGGATCTGGAAGGATGGCGTTGCCTCCTTTCCTACTCCTTTTCTGGGTGGTGTCGGAGGCAGGTCTCGACAGCACTATGTACCTTGGATTCCGAAGGGTGGCAGTGCCCTCCTTCCTAATCATCTTCTTAGTGGCAGCGGCAGGTCTCAACGGtgtcactttgcttcaagtttggaTAGGAGTCGTCCTCTGGGCGGTTCGTGTCTCAAGTGGTTGTCAAACGACCTCTCTTTtgctatggtggttatggaggAACTGGTTTGCTATGGTGGTGCTGGAGGATCTGGATTAGACCCGATTGTGGATTTTTTGGTCTGGATTGGGTTGATGTGCTGCTCGGTTGCTTCTGGTGGTCACGACGACCTCAGTGGTAGGGGCTTCCCTTATGGTCTCGACATCTGGTGCGGTGGTTCCTATGGCGGCGACGGTAGTTCTATGGAGGAAGGAGGTCATTCATCTAGGGTTGGAAGCCCTGCTtttggtgatgatgatggtggtgaGGACCTCGGCGGCTTGGCTGTTAACAGAAGCGGCGCTGGTAGCAATGGTGAAGGAGGTGAGGTGGTCGTCGGCGATGGCTGCAGCAAGCTGTGTGGAGGCGGCGATGCAAGAGTGGATGCTGCCAGGGTTTTTCCGAATTGGGCCTCCAACTGGGAGGTTCTGGATGTGGGCCTCTCTGTGGGCTTTAGGATTGGGTGGCTTCGGGCCCACAATGCCTTTAAGGCCGTCTTGTCCTCCTGCTGGGATGACCGTGGTTGGGCTCCTTGCTTTGGGATCTCTAAGGTTGGGTTTCACAGAGGTGGAGGTGTATACGGGCTGGCAGTTGACGGCTTGATAAGTTGGGCTATCTGGGATTCCAACTGGACTGTGGGTTGCTTTTGGCGGGAATGGGGCTCTAGGGCCCATAGTAACatttaaatttttgtttgggtcgcaaaaaccagagcTTTAGTTGTTTCCCATTTATGTCTGCTTtgaggtttcttggtttttgttagaataatggtgcgtggatttcctaaaaggtgggtgtactcgggatttgttgagattttattcttctagaatagggtgtcatgag harbors:
- the LOC133728193 gene encoding dol-P-Man:Man(6)GlcNAc(2)-PP-Dol alpha-1,2-mannosyltransferase — translated: MALSTRQRRPQPSDPSSSSSPSPSPSPSPSVSYTKVDKQGKSGGVGVEKGFSWFVPLLALGMLRYMSATSNIIHDCDEVFNYWEPLHYLLYKSGFQTWEYSSQFALRSYLYILFHELVGRPASLLFGEEKVRVFYAVRIFLGLISVITETILVYALSRKYGKRLSSYTLAMLCLTSGCFFASTSFLPSSFSMYAVSLSSGLFLLDKPAMAVSVAAAGVILGWPFSILVFLPLTFYSLARKFKQAFIAGAATSIVVLALSVLVDYSYYRRWTSSVLNLLIYNVAGGGESHLYGTEGPLFYLRNGFNNFNFCFVLALMFLVMLPIAKKKYAPDLLIVVSPIYIWLAFMSLQPHKEERFLYPIYPLICVAASAVIESFPDVFRSKYNPHDNSILVMTAKILRPVVLSLILCASHARTFSLINGYSAPIEIYKLLEHHEDAGPGSVLCVGSEWHRFPSSFFVPDYVGEVRWIDDGFRGLLPFPFNSTLGGTAAAPPYLNNKNKASDEQYLRDLEHCTFLVELELSRPFPSRGSDSSTWEVIAALPYLDRELSPAKYRSFFIPYVWMHKNIFGMYKLLRRIPK